A genome region from Brassica oleracea var. oleracea cultivar TO1000 chromosome C2, BOL, whole genome shotgun sequence includes the following:
- the LOC106323210 gene encoding putative F-box protein At5g15660, which yields MGEIICNPCTGKTIPLPKLVKTTPAASRRRLADRFFGYDPVNNEYKVLCITQYLAHHATPNHYQIFTLGAKPKIWRFIDCDIPHTHWSDGLCIDGFLYYIARTDTRMMCLMRFDLNSEKFIIYARVSEEMKALYFQDNGSRTLINYHGKVAIAIQPSHSVPSIDLFIFEAGKQDYKEKSFDNLPQLYLHMKGVINHMGDIIFAPSCSERDDIVIIHHDLKGASFKKMKFEVAKYDWFNESNYFMGYVESLMLI from the coding sequence ATGGGTGAGATCATATGTAACCCTTGCACCGGAAAAACCATACCTTTACCAAAGCTTGTCAAAACAACACCCGCTGCTAGTAGACGAAGGCTAGCCGACCGCTTTTTCGGATATGATCCTGTCAATAATGAGTACAAAGTATTGTGCATCACACAGTATCTTGCACATCACGCAACACCGAATCACTATCAGATATTTACATTGGGAGCTAAACCTAAAATATGGAGATTCATCGATTGTGACATTCCTCACACACATTGGTCTGACGGTCTGTGTATTGATGGGTTTTTGTACTACATTGCGAGGACGGACACAAGAATGATGTGTCTAATGAGATTCGATTTGAACTCTGAGAAGTTTATTATCTATGCTAGAGTATCTGAGGAAATGAAAGCTTTGTATTTTCAAGACAACGGTTCTAGAACTTTGATAAACTACCATGGCAAAGTAGCCATAGCCATCCAGCCTTCTCACTCAGTGCCTTCAATTGATTTGTTCATTTTCGAAGCAGGAAAACAGGATTACAAAGAGAAGTCTTTCGATAATCTCCCCCAGCTTTATTTACATATGAAAGGTGTTATTAATCATATGGGTGACATTATTTTTGCACCTAGCTGTTCCGAACGTGATGATATTGTTATTATCCACCACGATCTCAAGGGAGCCAGTTTTAAGAAGATGAAGTTTGAAGTCGCAAAGTATGATTGGTTTAATGAATCAAATTATTTCATGGGTTACGTAGAGAGTCTTATGCTCATTTAA